Proteins co-encoded in one Spirosoma endbachense genomic window:
- a CDS encoding ADP-ribosylglycohydrolase family protein: MKKILLSGIAMALLLAAIPPTKPPKTAPKSVTMAKSAIQDKIKGGWAGQLIGCTFGGPTEFQFNGTMLNDYQPIPWYDGYMKHTMLNNPGLYDDIYMDLTFVDVFEKKGLDASVDEHAKAYATASYMLWHANQAGRYNILNGMKAPESGHWLNNPHADDIDFQIEADFSGLMAPGMPNTAVQIGDPIGHIMNYGDGWYGGAYVGAMYSLAFVSSDVNYIVREALKTIPPQSTFYQCIADVIKWHDQYPADWKRNWFEIQKKWSDEIGCPEGVFRAFNIDAKINSAYIVLGLLYGGGDFTKTMEISTRAGQDSDCNPASAGGILGTMLGYDKIPAYWKQGLKEAEDIDFKYTTMSLNDVYAMGMKHALQVVERNGGKITGDQVTIAVQTPKAVRLEQAFTGHYPVQVTHVRKNLENDYTAEFEGIGFVVKGEAKPKNRSSWGYESAFAFNAELYVDDKKIETAKLPVDFTHRRHELFWKYQLPKGKHTVRVKLLNPDPEHVVYISDLLVYNDQPVKSKL, from the coding sequence ATGAAAAAAATACTTTTATCAGGCATTGCTATGGCTTTATTGTTGGCGGCTATTCCACCGACTAAGCCACCCAAAACAGCGCCCAAATCGGTAACGATGGCAAAAAGTGCCATTCAGGACAAGATTAAAGGCGGCTGGGCGGGTCAACTGATTGGCTGCACCTTTGGCGGTCCAACCGAGTTTCAGTTTAATGGCACGATGCTCAATGACTATCAGCCTATTCCGTGGTATGACGGTTATATGAAGCATACGATGCTTAACAATCCAGGTCTCTATGACGACATTTATATGGACCTGACGTTCGTCGATGTGTTCGAAAAGAAGGGGCTCGATGCATCCGTCGATGAGCATGCCAAAGCCTATGCTACGGCGAGCTATATGCTCTGGCACGCCAACCAGGCTGGTCGATATAACATCCTGAACGGCATGAAAGCGCCCGAGTCGGGCCATTGGCTTAACAACCCTCATGCCGATGACATCGACTTCCAGATCGAGGCCGACTTTTCGGGGTTGATGGCCCCCGGAATGCCAAACACGGCCGTTCAGATCGGTGACCCCATTGGTCATATCATGAATTACGGGGATGGCTGGTATGGTGGCGCTTACGTAGGTGCCATGTATTCACTCGCATTTGTCTCCAGTGATGTCAATTACATTGTCAGGGAAGCCCTAAAGACAATTCCGCCCCAGAGTACCTTTTATCAGTGCATCGCCGATGTTATCAAGTGGCATGATCAGTATCCCGCAGACTGGAAACGAAACTGGTTCGAGATTCAGAAGAAATGGTCGGATGAGATCGGTTGTCCGGAAGGCGTATTTCGCGCATTCAACATCGATGCGAAGATCAATTCGGCCTATATCGTGCTTGGTCTGCTTTATGGCGGAGGTGATTTTACCAAAACGATGGAGATCAGCACCCGCGCCGGCCAGGATTCGGATTGCAACCCGGCTTCGGCGGGCGGTATTCTGGGCACAATGCTTGGTTACGATAAAATACCAGCTTACTGGAAACAGGGCTTAAAAGAAGCCGAAGATATTGATTTCAAATACACGACCATGTCGCTCAACGATGTGTATGCCATGGGGATGAAACACGCCCTTCAGGTGGTTGAACGAAACGGCGGCAAAATTACTGGCGATCAGGTAACCATTGCCGTTCAGACACCCAAAGCGGTCAGGCTCGAACAAGCTTTTACGGGTCATTATCCGGTGCAGGTCACCCACGTTCGTAAAAACCTGGAGAATGACTATACGGCGGAATTCGAGGGTATTGGGTTTGTAGTAAAGGGAGAAGCCAAACCTAAAAACCGATCCAGCTGGGGTTATGAAAGCGCTTTCGCCTTTAATGCCGAACTCTATGTCGACGATAAGAAAATCGAAACAGCGAAACTTCCCGTCGATTTTACGCATCGTCGCCATGAACTGTTCTGGAAATATCAGCTACCCAAAGGCAAGCATACGGTACGAGTTAAGCTCCTGAACCCAGACCCGGAACACGTTGTTTATATTTCGGACTTGCTGGTCTATAACGATCAGCCCGTAAAGTCCAAACTATAG
- the rbsK gene encoding ribokinase has product MPSQILVVGSSNTDMVVKAEKLPAPGETVIGGTFLMNPGGKGANQAVAAARLVDSSAGKSVTFVAKVGNDIFGRQALSGFEREGINTSYVLTDADYPSGVALINVDASGENCITVAPGSNANLQPGETEAALQATESDALVLLQLEIPLPTVEYVIREAARRGCRVILNPAPAQPLPADLFPHLFLITPNETEAELLTGIRVTDPATAEQAARKLRDMGVKNVVITLGSKGAYLYTAEQKGQVIEAPPVKAVDTTAAGDCFNGALSVALSESKPLPDAVAFACKAASVSVTRMGAQASVPYRNELESSVFSSQ; this is encoded by the coding sequence ATGCCAAGTCAGATTCTGGTGGTTGGTAGTTCCAATACCGACATGGTCGTCAAGGCCGAAAAATTACCCGCACCGGGTGAAACCGTCATTGGTGGCACGTTTTTGATGAATCCGGGCGGAAAAGGGGCCAACCAGGCCGTTGCAGCCGCCCGTCTTGTCGATTCCTCGGCTGGAAAATCCGTAACGTTTGTGGCTAAAGTCGGCAATGATATTTTTGGGCGGCAGGCGCTCAGCGGTTTCGAGCGTGAAGGTATTAATACATCCTACGTATTAACGGATGCTGATTACCCATCGGGCGTTGCACTCATCAATGTTGACGCTTCCGGCGAAAATTGCATTACTGTCGCACCCGGCTCCAATGCAAACCTGCAACCGGGCGAAACTGAAGCGGCATTACAGGCTACGGAGTCCGATGCATTGGTACTGCTCCAGTTAGAAATTCCGTTGCCGACTGTCGAGTACGTTATTCGGGAAGCTGCCCGGCGCGGTTGCCGGGTCATTCTGAATCCGGCTCCTGCTCAGCCACTTCCGGCTGATCTGTTTCCGCATCTTTTTCTGATTACGCCCAACGAAACCGAAGCCGAATTACTGACCGGTATTCGTGTAACAGACCCCGCCACCGCCGAACAGGCTGCCCGAAAATTACGTGACATGGGCGTCAAAAACGTTGTGATTACGCTCGGTTCTAAAGGAGCCTATCTGTATACCGCTGAACAAAAAGGTCAGGTAATTGAAGCGCCCCCCGTAAAAGCCGTCGATACTACGGCCGCCGGTGATTGTTTTAATGGGGCTCTTTCGGTTGCGCTCTCGGAAAGCAAGCCATTACCCGATGCTGTAGCTTTTGCCTGTAAAGCAGCTTCTGTTTCGGTTACCCGAATGGGCGCTCAGGCGTCGGTGCCCTATCGAAATGAGCTGGAGTCTTCGGTCTTCAGTTCTCAGTAG
- a CDS encoding glycerophosphodiester phosphodiesterase, whose amino-acid sequence MVKFRILTLTCLFTTCLGYLSTTAQPILSLSNYTYSPGKTAIGTLRVTGTGSRFKLRGPNASLFSLDKANQLSIQPTAAKASQPWYDLIVEGQMASGSVRDTFRIVKDEFIRNQVIAHRGAWKQSGTSENSITSLQNAVKLGCMGSEFDVHMSADSVLVVNHDAAIQGLAIEKTTAAELAKLKLSNGESFPTLEAYLTEGMKQTHTRLILEIKTSTMGKERSMALTERVVKLVHRMKAQAWVDYIAFDYDVCKKVKALNPDAKVAYLNGDKSPEQLAADQLYGLDYHFNVLRKNEAWINDAKQRKLTVNVWTVNDKESLAWFLERQVEFITTNEPELLLTMIANK is encoded by the coding sequence ATGGTCAAATTCCGCATTCTTACACTCACCTGTCTTTTTACGACCTGTCTGGGGTATTTATCTACTACTGCTCAACCCATTTTATCGCTCTCCAATTATACCTATTCGCCCGGAAAGACGGCCATTGGTACGCTTCGTGTAACAGGAACAGGAAGCCGATTTAAACTTCGCGGGCCGAATGCTTCGTTGTTTTCGTTGGACAAAGCGAACCAATTATCGATCCAGCCCACCGCAGCAAAAGCATCACAACCCTGGTACGATCTGATCGTAGAAGGGCAGATGGCCAGCGGCAGCGTACGTGATACGTTTCGGATCGTGAAAGACGAGTTTATTCGGAATCAGGTAATAGCGCACCGGGGCGCGTGGAAACAGTCAGGAACGAGTGAAAACTCAATCACTTCCTTACAGAATGCGGTCAAACTGGGGTGCATGGGTAGCGAATTCGACGTGCATATGTCGGCCGACTCGGTATTGGTTGTTAACCATGATGCCGCTATTCAGGGATTGGCCATCGAAAAAACGACGGCAGCTGAATTGGCTAAACTCAAACTTAGTAATGGCGAATCGTTTCCGACTTTAGAAGCCTACCTGACTGAGGGCATGAAGCAAACCCATACCCGGTTAATTCTGGAGATTAAAACGTCGACGATGGGCAAAGAGCGGTCAATGGCGCTGACAGAACGCGTCGTGAAATTAGTCCACCGGATGAAAGCCCAGGCTTGGGTCGATTATATCGCGTTTGACTATGACGTCTGCAAAAAAGTAAAAGCGTTAAATCCTGATGCTAAAGTTGCTTATCTGAATGGGGATAAATCACCGGAACAACTGGCTGCCGATCAGCTGTATGGCCTGGATTACCACTTTAATGTACTCAGAAAGAATGAAGCATGGATTAACGACGCGAAGCAGCGTAAGCTAACGGTTAATGTCTGGACCGTAAACGATAAGGAGTCGTTAGCGTGGTTTCTGGAACGGCAGGTTGAATTCATTACCACCAACGAGCCCGAATTACTATTGACGATGATTGCCAACAAATAA
- a CDS encoding tagaturonate reductase, producing MSKLTRSTHPAPVFPEKVLQFGTGVLLRGLPDYLVQKANAEGRFNGSIVVVKSTDSQTNEFSDQDNLYTVAVRGIQQGENVSETKVVSAISRVLAAQTQWNEILKLARNPKLQIIISNTTEVGLNYTEESIFQHPPQSFPAKLTAFLYERFRSVGGSKAKGMVVIPTELVTDNGLKLRDAVEKLAKFNELGKLFTKWLKFHVRFCNSLVDRIVTRPTDEAKQALQQELGYEDELLTFTEPYHLWAIEGDDRVRETLSFADSSTPQVIIDEDINFYKERKLRVLNGTHTLTMPLGYLLGLETVADEMKHPAMSKFIESLMLNEIVPTVPDYGVPGMDKAEVKQFALDVLDRFRNPYLDHLLLNISLQETAKMQARNVATIQRYYEQFKTVPKLTALGFAAYLLFMKAIRQEEGQFFGEISVGGGILTYPIRDERAGYFYGDWKTVKEKDAATVFAFVKSVLSDKTLWQTDLTELPGFTEAVADYLNALLKSGAEAVLTKAVS from the coding sequence ATGTCTAAACTTACCCGCTCTACACATCCCGCACCTGTTTTCCCCGAAAAGGTATTGCAGTTCGGTACAGGCGTCCTGCTGCGTGGCCTGCCCGATTATCTGGTGCAGAAAGCCAACGCCGAAGGCCGATTCAACGGATCGATTGTAGTCGTTAAATCAACTGACAGTCAGACCAATGAATTTTCAGATCAGGATAATTTATATACTGTAGCTGTTCGGGGAATTCAGCAGGGCGAAAACGTATCGGAAACAAAGGTTGTTTCAGCGATTAGCCGTGTCCTGGCTGCCCAGACTCAATGGAATGAGATTCTGAAACTGGCCAGAAATCCAAAACTGCAGATCATCATTTCCAACACAACCGAAGTTGGCTTGAATTATACGGAAGAAAGTATTTTTCAGCATCCACCCCAGTCATTTCCGGCAAAACTGACGGCGTTTCTGTATGAGCGTTTCCGGAGCGTTGGCGGCTCGAAGGCCAAAGGTATGGTGGTAATTCCAACCGAACTTGTCACCGACAATGGGCTTAAACTTCGCGACGCCGTCGAGAAACTGGCAAAATTCAATGAACTGGGCAAGCTGTTCACGAAATGGCTTAAATTCCACGTTCGCTTCTGCAATTCGCTGGTTGACCGGATTGTCACGCGTCCAACTGATGAAGCCAAACAGGCACTCCAACAGGAGCTTGGCTATGAAGATGAGCTGCTGACATTTACGGAACCGTATCACCTCTGGGCTATTGAGGGCGATGACCGTGTTCGGGAAACACTCAGCTTTGCCGACAGCAGCACACCACAAGTCATCATTGACGAGGACATCAATTTTTATAAGGAGCGCAAGCTTCGGGTGCTGAACGGAACGCACACGCTCACCATGCCGCTGGGTTATCTGCTCGGCCTGGAAACCGTAGCCGATGAGATGAAGCACCCGGCCATGAGCAAATTTATTGAGTCGCTGATGCTCAACGAAATTGTGCCGACGGTACCTGACTACGGCGTTCCGGGCATGGACAAGGCCGAAGTTAAACAGTTTGCCCTTGATGTGCTGGACCGATTCCGGAATCCTTATCTGGATCACCTCCTGCTCAATATTTCGCTTCAGGAAACGGCCAAAATGCAGGCTCGCAACGTAGCAACTATTCAGCGCTATTACGAGCAGTTCAAGACCGTTCCGAAACTTACCGCCCTGGGTTTTGCCGCCTATCTGCTCTTTATGAAAGCAATTCGTCAGGAAGAAGGCCAGTTCTTTGGCGAAATTTCCGTAGGTGGCGGTATACTCACCTATCCCATCCGCGATGAACGGGCTGGCTATTTTTACGGTGACTGGAAGACAGTTAAGGAAAAAGACGCTGCCACCGTTTTTGCATTCGTAAAAAGCGTCCTGTCCGATAAAACGCTCTGGCAAACAGATCTCACAGAGCTACCAGGCTTCACCGAAGCAGTAGCTGATTACCTCAATGCACTCCTGAAATCTGGAGCCGAGGCCGTGCTTACAAAAGCTGTATCATAA
- a CDS encoding bifunctional 4-hydroxy-2-oxoglutarate aldolase/2-dehydro-3-deoxy-phosphogluconate aldolase has protein sequence MARISRLALYQTIRQVPLVPVFYHPDDEICLGVVSACYKAGVRAFEFTNRGDFAHERFANLSRVCSREFPGLALGAGTVLDAPTAGLYLQLGADFIVGPTFSEEIARLCNRRKVAYMPGCATLTEITTAHEWGVEIVKVFPGEVLGPNFIRSLSGPLPFATAMVTGGVEPNQESLSKWFGAGAVAVGMGSQLFPKDVLANRAFDKIEATVSDVVRIIAGL, from the coding sequence ATGGCCCGTATTTCCCGATTGGCACTTTATCAGACCATACGCCAGGTGCCCCTTGTCCCCGTTTTTTATCACCCCGACGATGAAATTTGTCTTGGTGTCGTGTCGGCCTGCTACAAAGCGGGCGTTCGGGCATTTGAGTTTACGAACCGGGGTGATTTTGCGCATGAGCGATTTGCCAACCTCAGCCGAGTGTGTTCACGAGAGTTTCCGGGTCTGGCACTTGGTGCCGGTACTGTTCTGGATGCACCAACCGCTGGCCTTTACCTTCAGCTCGGAGCCGATTTTATTGTCGGTCCGACATTCAGTGAGGAAATTGCCCGCCTGTGTAATCGCCGAAAGGTAGCTTATATGCCCGGCTGTGCCACACTGACTGAAATCACAACCGCTCACGAGTGGGGTGTCGAGATTGTGAAGGTGTTTCCGGGCGAAGTGCTGGGGCCAAACTTTATCCGGAGCCTGAGCGGACCACTTCCCTTTGCCACGGCTATGGTAACCGGGGGCGTTGAACCAAACCAGGAAAGTTTGTCCAAATGGTTTGGTGCAGGCGCGGTAGCTGTGGGCATGGGCTCTCAGCTATTTCCTAAAGATGTACTCGCAAATCGTGCATTTGATAAAATAGAAGCTACAGTTAGCGATGTAGTGCGTATTATTGCCGGATTATGA
- a CDS encoding sugar kinase: protein MKVITFGEVMLRLSPPGVERFVQTDSLTMHFGGTEANVAVSLAQLGLETAHVTRFPDHALGRSATGYLRRYGVGTQHVRYGDGRLGLYFLETGAGSRASQIVYDRVDSAFSRITSTEIDWESILTGADWFHWTGITPALSQGAADSLLAGIQTANRLGVPVSGDIVYRSNLWQYGRSPQEIMPALTEGCTLILGNKSLFSELYGVVGSTFIEAGRAMMRRFPTIKYVTDTKRNSLSASHNQLSAKLYDGSTVHKSRVYDIQPIVDRIGTGDAYMAGLIYGLLTFNDPQRAVEFGSAASALKHTIPGDVNLATVTEIETLEAGDSSGKLRR, encoded by the coding sequence ATGAAAGTCATCACTTTCGGCGAAGTTATGCTCCGGCTCAGTCCACCGGGTGTTGAGCGTTTTGTACAAACAGATTCGTTGACCATGCACTTTGGTGGCACCGAAGCCAACGTAGCCGTCTCATTAGCCCAATTAGGCCTCGAAACGGCCCATGTTACCCGCTTCCCTGACCACGCTCTTGGGCGATCGGCAACCGGCTATCTGCGACGCTATGGCGTTGGTACGCAGCACGTTCGTTATGGCGATGGCCGCCTGGGTTTGTATTTTCTCGAAACCGGTGCCGGGAGCCGGGCCAGTCAGATTGTCTATGACCGGGTCGACTCCGCCTTCTCGCGCATTACCTCAACTGAGATTGATTGGGAGTCCATACTGACCGGTGCCGACTGGTTCCACTGGACGGGTATTACGCCTGCACTCTCACAGGGAGCTGCTGATAGCCTGTTAGCGGGCATACAGACCGCCAATCGGCTGGGGGTTCCGGTTTCAGGCGATATCGTCTACCGCAGTAACCTTTGGCAGTATGGTCGAAGCCCTCAGGAGATCATGCCCGCATTAACGGAAGGCTGTACGCTGATTTTAGGCAACAAATCGCTCTTTTCGGAACTTTACGGGGTTGTCGGCAGTACTTTTATTGAAGCAGGACGGGCTATGATGCGCCGGTTTCCAACGATTAAATATGTAACGGACACCAAACGCAATTCGTTGAGCGCATCACACAACCAGCTATCGGCTAAGTTGTATGATGGCAGCACCGTTCATAAGTCAAGAGTGTATGATATACAGCCTATTGTGGATCGAATCGGCACTGGCGATGCCTATATGGCCGGACTAATTTATGGCCTGCTAACCTTCAATGACCCGCAACGAGCGGTTGAATTTGGGTCAGCAGCGTCAGCTTTGAAACATACGATTCCTGGCGATGTCAACCTGGCTACCGTAACCGAAATCGAAACACTGGAGGCCGGTGATAGTTCTGGAAAATTGAGACGATAA